The following proteins come from a genomic window of Anaerobutyricum hallii:
- the mutS gene encoding DNA mismatch repair protein MutS, which translates to MAKLTPMMEQYFQIKNKYKDCILFYRLGDFYEMFYDDALTASRELEITLTGKNCGQEEKAPMCGVPFHSCEPYINKLVEKGFRVAICEQVEDPKAAKGIVKRDVIRVVTPGTNVMTQSLDESKNNFIMSVFCEDDLFGIGVCDLSTGEFRTTQVEHQDALFDEMNKFQPSEIICNDAFCICGMDFDYIRDKVGAVISPVSSDYFENDRCEKLIKEQYALVNLEGIGLSDYPFGMIASGALLQYLHETQKNSLAHLMELKVYSTENYMVIDSSTRRNLELCETLREKGKKGSLLWVLDKTKTAMGARTLRKMIEQPLIHKGAIQDRLDAVEMLKDNLMAREELREYMNSIYDLERLTMKVSYRTANPRDLISFKTSIQYLPYIKDILAQFSKGVLAKMAESLDTLEDLHELLESSIEEDPPIPIKEGGIIKEGFDEEIDHLKKAKTDGKTWLAELEEREREKTGIKNLRVRFNKVFGYYIEVTNSYKDLVPDYYIRRQTLANAERYTTEELSELARTILGAEDKLYALEYETYVAIREKLASEMERIQKTASVIAWTDVFASLALVAEANQYVRPTLNQRGVIDIKDGRHPVVEKMMSGELFVANDTLLDHKKNRVDIITGPNMAGKSTYMRQTALIVLMAQIGSFVPAKSANIGLVDRIFTRVGASDDLASGQSTFMVEMSEVANILRHATKDSLLILDEIGRGTSTFDGLSIAWAVVEYIAGSSLAGAKTLFATHYHELTELEGKLPGVNNYCIAVQEKGDSIIFLRKIIKGSADRSYGIQVAKLAGVPEVVIERAKEIAAELEESDITANTKNIGKKRTEEAEPVQISLFDTMGMVAEQPKKSEVEETLKKLDISNMTPMEAMNQLYELQKKCK; encoded by the coding sequence ATGGCTAAACTGACTCCGATGATGGAACAGTATTTCCAGATAAAGAATAAATATAAAGACTGTATATTGTTTTACCGTTTAGGAGATTTCTATGAGATGTTTTATGATGATGCACTGACTGCATCAAGAGAATTAGAGATTACTCTGACAGGGAAAAACTGTGGTCAGGAAGAAAAGGCGCCTATGTGTGGGGTGCCTTTCCATTCCTGTGAGCCTTATATTAACAAGTTAGTGGAGAAAGGATTTCGTGTTGCCATCTGTGAGCAGGTGGAAGATCCAAAGGCTGCGAAGGGAATCGTAAAAAGAGATGTTATCCGCGTTGTTACACCGGGAACGAATGTTATGACGCAGAGCCTTGATGAATCAAAGAATAATTTCATTATGAGTGTGTTCTGTGAAGATGACCTGTTCGGAATTGGTGTGTGTGATTTATCTACCGGAGAATTTCGGACAACACAGGTTGAACATCAGGACGCACTTTTTGATGAAATGAATAAGTTTCAGCCGTCTGAGATTATTTGTAACGATGCCTTTTGTATTTGCGGTATGGATTTTGATTATATCAGAGATAAGGTTGGCGCAGTGATTTCACCGGTTTCCAGTGATTACTTTGAAAATGATCGGTGCGAGAAGCTGATTAAAGAACAGTATGCTCTTGTGAATTTAGAGGGAATCGGACTCTCAGATTATCCATTTGGCATGATTGCGAGTGGGGCATTATTACAGTATCTTCATGAAACACAGAAGAATTCTCTTGCTCATCTGATGGAATTAAAAGTATATTCGACAGAAAATTATATGGTCATTGACAGCTCTACCAGAAGAAATTTAGAGCTGTGTGAGACATTAAGAGAAAAAGGGAAAAAGGGAAGTCTTTTATGGGTGCTTGATAAAACAAAGACTGCGATGGGTGCCAGAACACTTCGTAAGATGATCGAGCAGCCATTAATTCATAAAGGGGCGATTCAGGACAGGTTAGATGCGGTAGAAATGCTAAAAGATAACCTTATGGCAAGAGAAGAACTTCGTGAGTATATGAATTCTATTTATGATCTGGAACGTCTTACAATGAAGGTAAGCTACCGTACGGCAAACCCAAGAGATTTGATTTCTTTTAAGACCTCTATTCAATATCTGCCATATATTAAAGATATTCTCGCGCAGTTTAGTAAAGGTGTTCTTGCAAAAATGGCAGAAAGCCTTGATACATTAGAAGATCTTCATGAATTATTAGAGTCTTCTATTGAGGAGGACCCACCGATTCCGATCAAGGAAGGTGGAATTATCAAAGAAGGTTTTGATGAAGAAATCGACCATTTAAAGAAGGCGAAAACGGATGGAAAGACATGGCTTGCTGAATTAGAAGAGAGAGAGCGGGAAAAGACAGGAATTAAAAATCTGCGAGTGCGTTTTAATAAAGTTTTTGGCTATTATATAGAAGTAACGAATTCTTATAAAGACCTGGTGCCGGATTATTATATCCGCCGTCAGACTCTTGCGAATGCCGAACGGTATACGACAGAAGAACTGTCTGAACTGGCAAGAACAATTCTTGGGGCAGAGGATAAACTTTATGCTTTGGAGTATGAAACATATGTGGCAATTCGTGAAAAACTGGCATCTGAGATGGAGAGAATTCAGAAAACAGCCAGTGTGATCGCATGGACAGATGTTTTTGCCTCTCTTGCACTTGTAGCGGAAGCAAATCAATATGTACGACCGACCCTTAACCAAAGAGGTGTCATTGATATTAAAGATGGACGTCATCCAGTTGTGGAAAAAATGATGTCCGGTGAACTTTTTGTTGCGAATGATACATTGCTTGATCATAAAAAGAATCGTGTCGATATTATTACCGGTCCAAATATGGCAGGAAAGTCTACGTATATGAGACAGACAGCCTTGATTGTTCTTATGGCACAGATTGGTTCTTTTGTTCCGGCAAAGTCTGCAAATATTGGTCTGGTAGACCGTATTTTTACAAGAGTAGGGGCATCGGATGATCTGGCTTCTGGACAGAGTACATTTATGGTGGAAATGAGTGAAGTTGCGAATATTTTACGGCATGCAACGAAAGACAGTCTGTTGATTCTTGATGAAATTGGAAGAGGAACGAGTACATTTGACGGTCTTTCTATTGCGTGGGCGGTTGTGGAATATATAGCGGGTTCTTCTTTAGCCGGAGCAAAGACATTATTTGCGACCCATTATCACGAGCTGACAGAATTAGAAGGCAAGCTTCCAGGCGTAAATAATTACTGTATTGCAGTGCAGGAAAAAGGAGACAGTATTATTTTCCTGCGAAAGATTATTAAAGGCAGTGCGGACAGAAGCTACGGGATTCAGGTGGCAAAGCTTGCCGGTGTGCCGGAAGTTGTTATAGAAAGAGCAAAAGAAATTGCGGCGGAATTAGAAGAATCTGATATTACAGCGAATACAAAAAATATTGGAAAGAAACGTACAGAAGAAGCCGAGCCAGTTCAGATTTCATTATTTGATACGATGGGAATGGTGGCAGAACAGCCAAAGAAAAGTGAAGTGGAAGAAACATTGAAAAAGTTAGATATTAGTAATATGACTCCGATGGAGGCAATGAATCAGCTTTATGAACTGCAGAAAAAATGTAAATAA
- a CDS encoding DNA polymerase Y family protein: protein MKERLIFHVDVNSAFLSWEAVYQLKNGASTDIRTIPAIIGGDTSLRKGVVLAKSLPAKHFGIHTGEPVTDALTKCPSLKSFRPNFPLYREYSNAFITILKKYAPVVEQVSIDEAYLDMSGLHYFYSTPLEAAAKIQTEIRDTLGFTVNIGISSNKLLAKMASDFEKPDKIHTLFPQEMAEKMWHLPVRTLFFTGRAAAKKLNQLGIYTIGDLAGSDPNFLQAHLNSQGITLWNYANGHDDSPVKETPDAPKGYGNSMTLSKDLTSFSEARPVLLELCETVTKRLRADHIYAQVIEVELKDKNFRRKSHQTVLDYSTNTTDDFYQISIKLFQELWDGTPIRLLGVRGGKLTSDKIEQIQLFTETASRQKSREKMAKLDAALDSIQKKYGKDSVKRGSRC, encoded by the coding sequence ATGAAAGAAAGACTGATTTTTCATGTTGACGTAAATAGTGCCTTTTTAAGCTGGGAAGCCGTTTACCAGCTTAAAAATGGTGCCAGTACAGACATACGAACAATCCCGGCAATCATTGGCGGAGATACTTCCCTACGAAAAGGTGTTGTCCTTGCCAAATCTCTTCCTGCCAAACATTTTGGCATCCACACAGGAGAACCGGTTACCGATGCATTAACAAAATGTCCTTCCTTGAAAAGCTTCCGTCCAAACTTTCCCCTCTATCGTGAATACTCTAATGCATTTATTACTATTTTAAAAAAATACGCCCCTGTGGTAGAACAGGTTTCTATCGATGAAGCTTATCTTGACATGAGCGGACTACATTACTTTTACTCTACCCCACTTGAAGCAGCCGCAAAAATCCAGACAGAAATCCGGGACACCCTGGGCTTTACTGTAAATATCGGCATTTCCTCCAATAAGCTTCTGGCAAAAATGGCATCTGATTTTGAAAAACCCGATAAAATCCACACACTGTTTCCACAGGAGATGGCAGAAAAAATGTGGCATCTGCCCGTTCGCACTCTTTTCTTCACAGGAAGAGCTGCCGCAAAAAAATTAAACCAACTTGGCATTTATACAATCGGTGACCTTGCGGGAAGTGATCCGAATTTTCTTCAGGCACATTTAAATTCTCAAGGCATCACTTTATGGAACTATGCAAACGGCCACGACGATTCTCCTGTAAAAGAAACTCCCGATGCGCCAAAAGGCTATGGAAACTCTATGACTCTAAGCAAAGATCTGACCTCTTTTTCTGAAGCCAGACCTGTTCTTTTAGAACTTTGCGAAACGGTTACTAAACGCCTTAGAGCAGATCACATTTATGCTCAGGTTATCGAAGTAGAGCTAAAAGACAAAAACTTCCGTCGAAAATCTCACCAGACCGTCCTTGACTATTCCACAAACACTACCGATGATTTCTACCAAATCAGTATAAAACTTTTTCAGGAATTATGGGACGGAACACCTATCCGTCTTCTCGGAGTTCGCGGAGGAAAGCTGACCTCTGATAAAATCGAACAGATTCAGCTCTTTACCGAGACTGCTTCCAGACAAAAAAGTCGTGAAAAAATGGCAAAATTAGATGCCGCACTCGACTCCATTCAGAAAAAATATGGCAAAGACTCTGTGAAACGAGGAAGCAGATGCTGA
- the miaB gene encoding tRNA (N6-isopentenyl adenosine(37)-C2)-methylthiotransferase MiaB: MNINYELIDTTAPAPEKEPERQRYFIAKCREIIKEKEMELGRKLTFYDQTFGCQMNFKDSEKLNGILEDIGYVKADTEKADFVYYNTCTVRENANVRVYGRLGALKNYKKKNPEMVIAMCGCMMQEPEEQEKVKTTFKFVDVVFGTHNIFKLAELLYECLSGRKRVFDVWEKTDQIIEDLPSDRKFGFKAGVNIMFGCNNFCSYCIVPYVRGRERSRKPEDIVAEVKKLASEGVVEVMLLGQNVNSYGKNLENPISFAKLLTMVEEVEGIERIRFMTSHPKDLSDELIEVMAHSKKICKHLHLPVQSGSSRILKLMNRKYTKEHYLTLVDKIRTAVPDIAITTDIIVGFPGETEEDFQETLDVVRKAKYDSAFTFIYSKRSGTPAAKMPDQVSEEVVHERFDRLLKVVNETAREQNGKLAGNTELVLVEEIDEKDASMVTGRLSNNSVVHFKGDASLIGKIVPVVLEESKGFYYLGRLSIHG, encoded by the coding sequence ATGAATATAAACTATGAATTAATTGATACAACCGCGCCTGCACCGGAAAAGGAACCGGAGAGACAGCGGTATTTTATTGCAAAGTGTAGAGAAATCATAAAGGAAAAAGAAATGGAGCTTGGACGTAAGCTTACATTTTATGACCAGACGTTTGGATGCCAGATGAATTTTAAAGATTCGGAGAAGCTGAACGGGATTCTTGAAGATATCGGTTACGTGAAGGCGGATACGGAAAAAGCGGACTTTGTTTACTATAATACATGTACTGTGCGTGAGAATGCGAATGTACGTGTTTATGGAAGACTTGGAGCATTGAAAAATTATAAAAAGAAGAATCCGGAGATGGTCATTGCCATGTGTGGATGCATGATGCAGGAACCGGAGGAGCAGGAAAAGGTGAAGACAACATTTAAGTTTGTTGATGTTGTTTTTGGGACACATAATATTTTTAAGCTTGCAGAACTTTTATATGAATGTCTTTCCGGAAGGAAGAGGGTATTTGATGTTTGGGAGAAAACAGATCAGATTATCGAAGATCTGCCAAGTGACCGTAAGTTTGGATTTAAGGCTGGAGTTAATATTATGTTTGGCTGTAATAATTTTTGCAGCTACTGTATTGTTCCTTATGTAAGAGGAAGAGAGCGAAGCAGAAAGCCAGAGGATATCGTAGCAGAAGTAAAGAAGCTGGCATCAGAAGGTGTTGTAGAGGTGATGCTTCTTGGACAGAATGTAAATTCTTACGGAAAGAATCTTGAGAATCCGATTAGTTTTGCCAAGCTTCTTACTATGGTAGAAGAAGTAGAAGGAATCGAAAGGATTCGTTTTATGACTTCTCATCCAAAGGATTTATCAGATGAGCTTATTGAAGTGATGGCACATTCTAAGAAGATTTGTAAACATCTTCATTTGCCGGTGCAGTCTGGAAGTAGCCGCATTTTAAAATTAATGAACAGAAAGTACACAAAGGAACATTATCTTACATTAGTAGATAAGATTCGTACTGCTGTTCCGGATATTGCGATTACAACAGATATTATTGTAGGTTTTCCGGGAGAGACAGAGGAAGATTTTCAGGAGACGCTTGATGTTGTAAGAAAAGCAAAGTATGACAGCGCATTTACTTTTATTTATTCTAAGCGTTCGGGAACACCGGCAGCAAAAATGCCGGATCAGGTTTCAGAAGAAGTGGTGCATGAGAGATTTGACCGCTTATTAAAAGTGGTAAATGAAACAGCAAGAGAGCAGAATGGCAAGCTTGCTGGGAATACAGAACTTGTTTTAGTAGAAGAGATTGACGAGAAGGATGCTTCTATGGTTACAGGACGATTATCAAATAATAGTGTTGTACATTTTAAAGGAGATGCTTCTTTAATTGGTAAGATTGTTCCTGTTGTGCTGGAAGAGTCGAAAGGATTTTATTATCTGGGGAGGTTGAGCATCCATGGCTAA
- a CDS encoding aminotransferase class I/II-fold pyridoxal phosphate-dependent enzyme has product MEQRDKILEEYYAQMGIAKPVYDFCMKVEEELKDRFLSIDKTAECNQMKVLRAMQKNHLSEACFAPTTGYGYNDIGRETLEKIYADVFGTEDALVRPQITCGTHALALALMSQLRPGDELLSPVGKPYDTLEEVIGIRPSNGSLAEYGISYRQVDLLPDGEFDWEGIEKALNDKTKLVTIQRSKGYASRPTLSVKRIGELIHFIKERKPDVLCMVDNCYGEFVEISEPSQVGADLIVGSLIKNPGGGLAPIGGYLCGTKECIDRAAYRLTSPGLGKEVGATLGVTPALTQGLFLAPTVVKGALKGAVFAANIYEKLGFKVIPDSKESRHDIIQEVEFHDPELMVAFCEGIQAAAPVDSFVRPEPWDMPGYDAKVIMAAGAFVSGSSIELSADGPMKDPYAVYFQGGLTWEHAKYGIMMSLQKIYETGKLKDILINDTES; this is encoded by the coding sequence ATGGAACAAAGAGATAAAATACTAGAAGAGTATTATGCACAGATGGGAATTGCGAAGCCAGTATATGACTTTTGCATGAAAGTAGAAGAAGAATTAAAAGATCGCTTTTTATCGATAGATAAGACAGCAGAATGTAACCAGATGAAGGTGCTTCGTGCCATGCAGAAGAATCATTTAAGTGAAGCCTGTTTTGCCCCGACAACCGGTTATGGTTACAATGATATTGGAAGAGAAACACTAGAGAAGATTTATGCGGATGTGTTTGGAACAGAGGATGCTTTGGTGCGACCACAGATTACCTGTGGAACACATGCTCTTGCCCTTGCGCTCATGAGCCAGCTTCGTCCGGGAGATGAGCTGTTATCACCGGTAGGAAAGCCATATGATACATTAGAAGAAGTAATTGGTATTCGTCCATCCAATGGTTCACTTGCAGAATATGGCATTAGTTATCGTCAGGTAGATCTGCTTCCAGATGGAGAGTTTGACTGGGAAGGAATAGAAAAAGCATTAAATGACAAGACAAAGCTTGTTACAATACAGCGTTCAAAAGGGTATGCATCCCGTCCGACACTTTCTGTAAAAAGAATCGGAGAATTGATTCATTTTATTAAAGAAAGAAAGCCGGATGTACTTTGCATGGTTGATAACTGTTATGGAGAATTCGTAGAAATTAGTGAGCCATCTCAGGTCGGAGCAGATCTTATTGTTGGTTCATTGATTAAAAATCCAGGTGGTGGACTTGCACCGATCGGTGGATATCTTTGCGGAACAAAAGAATGTATTGACAGAGCGGCATATCGTCTGACTTCACCGGGACTTGGAAAGGAAGTAGGTGCTACATTGGGCGTGACACCTGCATTAACACAGGGACTTTTCCTTGCTCCTACCGTTGTAAAAGGTGCGTTAAAAGGTGCGGTTTTTGCAGCAAATATTTATGAGAAACTTGGATTTAAAGTGATTCCGGACAGTAAGGAAAGTCGTCATGATATCATTCAGGAAGTGGAGTTCCATGATCCTGAGCTGATGGTAGCGTTCTGCGAAGGAATTCAGGCAGCTGCACCAGTAGACAGCTTTGTTCGTCCGGAACCATGGGATATGCCGGGATATGATGCCAAAGTAATTATGGCGGCAGGCGCTTTTGTTTCTGGTTCTTCCATTGAACTTAGTGCAGATGGCCCAATGAAGGATCCGTATGCGGTTTATTTTCAGGGGGGACTTACCTGGGAACATGCAAAGTATGGAATTATGATGTCTTTACAAAAAATATATGAGACAGGAAAACTTAAAGATATCTTAATAAATGACACAGAAAGTTAA
- the mutL gene encoding DNA mismatch repair endonuclease MutL, which yields MAEIKVLDQDTINQIAAGEVVERPASIVKELVENAVDASSTAVTVEIKGGGIDFIRITDNGCGIEKEQVRKAFLPHATSKIRSADDLETVASLGFRGEALSSIAAVAKVELVTKTDEGISGIRYVIEGGEEKSCDEIGCPEGTTFIIRDLFFNTPARRKFLKSKMTEAGYVESFIQRLALSHPAISFKFICDNKNKVSTSGNGNLKDVIYNIFGRDVAMNLLPVKGNENGILVDGYIGKPVISRGNRNYENYFVNGRYLKNNIISKAIEEGYKGHAMVHKFPFTALMISMDPHSFDANVHPAKMEMRFRNAEELYSSVMSAVRSSFVKKELIPKVGLGNEQKVKENARKIPEPFEKKRRAIEERFSSLSSEQIKQIAKKKENNESKIKDSFSKAEGRVQNAALNPNGQGCVQDEDVSEISNRRSSIEERIARLHVGENTAIQKEIDKVIPKTMEKSSIDPEKSENNTEINTGQPQLQQPVQVEKTKAELVKETDNYAKGTQMSFADVPLLSEEARPKHRIIGQVFRTYWLVEYDEKLFFVDQHAAHEKVMYEKLKKDLENNTIVQQMVAPPIILTFSIKEQQKFELCEESFKKLGFLIEEFGGNEYCIRGVPANLLGIDPQELFIEIFDQIEENSGKMNMEMITDKLASMACKAAVKGNTTMSYEEMDSLMEQLMKLDNPYQCPHGRPTIISMTKYELEKKFKRVQ from the coding sequence ATGGCAGAAATAAAAGTTCTTGATCAGGATACGATTAATCAGATTGCAGCCGGTGAAGTAGTAGAACGTCCTGCTTCTATTGTAAAAGAGCTTGTAGAGAATGCAGTAGATGCCAGTTCAACAGCGGTCACAGTGGAAATCAAAGGCGGTGGCATTGATTTTATACGAATAACAGATAATGGATGTGGCATTGAGAAAGAACAGGTTCGTAAGGCTTTTCTTCCTCATGCAACAAGTAAGATCAGATCAGCAGATGACCTTGAGACGGTGGCTTCACTGGGATTTCGAGGCGAGGCATTATCAAGTATTGCGGCGGTTGCAAAGGTGGAACTTGTCACAAAAACAGATGAAGGGATTTCCGGAATCCGTTATGTTATTGAAGGAGGCGAAGAAAAGAGCTGCGATGAGATTGGGTGTCCGGAAGGAACAACATTTATTATTCGTGATCTTTTCTTTAATACACCGGCAAGAAGAAAGTTTTTAAAGTCAAAAATGACAGAAGCAGGTTACGTAGAATCTTTTATTCAGCGGCTTGCCTTAAGCCATCCAGCGATTTCTTTTAAGTTTATCTGTGATAATAAAAATAAAGTTTCCACATCAGGAAATGGAAATTTAAAAGATGTTATCTATAATATTTTCGGAAGAGATGTGGCAATGAATCTTTTGCCGGTCAAAGGCAATGAAAATGGAATACTAGTTGATGGCTATATTGGAAAACCGGTTATTTCCCGCGGAAATCGAAATTATGAGAACTATTTTGTAAATGGACGTTATCTGAAAAATAATATTATCAGCAAAGCAATCGAAGAAGGCTATAAAGGACATGCCATGGTGCATAAATTTCCATTTACAGCATTGATGATCTCAATGGACCCTCATTCATTTGATGCGAATGTTCACCCGGCAAAGATGGAAATGCGTTTTCGAAATGCAGAAGAACTGTATTCTTCTGTTATGAGTGCAGTTCGGAGTAGTTTTGTGAAAAAAGAGCTGATTCCCAAAGTGGGTCTTGGTAATGAGCAAAAAGTAAAGGAAAATGCGAGAAAGATTCCAGAACCATTTGAAAAAAAGAGGAGAGCGATCGAAGAGCGGTTTTCTTCTCTTTCTTCGGAACAAATAAAGCAGATTGCAAAGAAAAAAGAAAATAATGAATCTAAAATAAAGGACTCATTTTCAAAAGCAGAAGGCAGAGTACAAAATGCTGCGCTAAATCCGAATGGACAGGGATGTGTTCAGGATGAGGATGTATCAGAAATATCAAATCGAAGAAGTTCGATTGAAGAAAGGATCGCCCGTTTGCATGTCGGAGAAAATACTGCGATTCAAAAAGAAATTGATAAAGTGATTCCAAAGACAATGGAAAAAAGCAGTATAGATCCTGAAAAATCTGAAAACAATACAGAAATTAATACAGGACAACCACAGTTACAGCAGCCGGTTCAAGTAGAAAAAACAAAGGCTGAACTTGTAAAAGAAACAGATAACTATGCGAAAGGTACACAGATGAGTTTTGCGGATGTTCCGCTTCTTTCTGAAGAAGCCCGTCCAAAGCACCGGATTATAGGGCAGGTATTTCGTACGTACTGGCTGGTAGAATATGATGAGAAATTGTTTTTTGTGGATCAGCATGCTGCTCATGAAAAAGTGATGTATGAAAAGTTGAAAAAAGATCTCGAAAATAATACAATTGTCCAGCAGATGGTTGCGCCGCCGATTATACTTACTTTTAGTATAAAAGAACAGCAAAAATTTGAACTGTGTGAAGAATCTTTTAAAAAACTGGGATTTCTTATTGAAGAATTTGGCGGAAACGAGTATTGTATTCGTGGGGTTCCGGCAAATCTGCTCGGAATTGATCCACAGGAGCTGTTTATTGAAATCTTTGATCAGATTGAAGAAAACAGTGGTAAGATGAATATGGAAATGATTACGGATAAGCTGGCATCAATGGCATGTAAGGCAGCGGTAAAAGGAAATACAACGATGTCTTATGAGGAAATGGACAGTCTTATGGAACAGCTTATGAAGCTGGATAATCCATACCAGTGTCCGCATGGTCGTCCGACAATTATTTCAATGACAAAATATGAACTGGAAAAGAAGTTTAAGAGAGTGCAGTAG
- the radC gene encoding RadC family protein, producing the protein MERQPSIQSSPAKVTMKERPETERPYEKCLRAGAESLTDGELLAVIIRCGTRSCTALELAFSLLNRHPVYKGLAGLHHLDIEMLKEIPGIGNVKAIEILCVLELSKRLARASIKEESDFSSPDYIAAYYMEDMRHLSVEKVMLLLLDGRHRLMKEILLSKGTANSSWVPVRNIFVEALRCEAVYMILIHNHPSGYPEPSREDLIITRQIKEAGELLGIPLSDHIIIGDKCYTSLREQNMM; encoded by the coding sequence ATGGAAAGACAGCCATCAATACAGTCATCACCAGCGAAAGTAACGATGAAAGAACGACCGGAAACAGAACGTCCGTATGAGAAGTGTCTGAGAGCAGGCGCAGAGAGTCTTACAGACGGAGAGCTGTTAGCAGTCATTATTCGTTGTGGAACACGAAGCTGTACTGCTCTGGAACTTGCATTTTCGCTTTTGAACAGACACCCGGTTTATAAAGGACTGGCAGGACTGCATCATCTTGATATCGAGATGCTGAAAGAGATTCCCGGTATAGGCAATGTCAAGGCAATTGAGATTTTATGTGTACTGGAGTTGTCTAAGAGACTGGCGAGAGCTTCTATTAAAGAAGAAAGTGATTTCAGTTCGCCGGATTATATTGCAGCTTATTATATGGAAGATATGAGACATCTTTCCGTAGAAAAGGTGATGCTTTTACTTCTGGATGGACGACACAGGCTGATGAAGGAGATTTTACTTTCGAAGGGAACGGCGAACAGTTCCTGGGTTCCAGTTAGAAATATTTTTGTGGAAGCTCTTCGGTGTGAGGCAGTATATATGATACTGATTCATAATCATCCGTCAGGATATCCGGAGCCGAGCCGGGAAGATCTCATTATCACAAGACAGATAAAAGAAGCGGGAGAACTGTTAGGAATTCCGCTTTCAGATCACATCATTATAGGGGATAAGTGCTATACTAGTTTGCGGGAACAGAATATGATGTGA
- a CDS encoding helix-turn-helix domain-containing protein codes for MSRLKELRKEKGYTQVKMQLLTGIDQSDYSKIENGKRYYTFEQCRKIALALETSMDYLAELTDEKKPYPRIVKK; via the coding sequence ATGTCTCGTTTAAAAGAATTAAGAAAAGAAAAGGGATACACTCAGGTAAAAATGCAGTTATTAACAGGAATCGATCAAAGTGACTATTCCAAAATAGAAAATGGAAAACGCTATTATACGTTTGAACAATGCAGAAAAATTGCACTGGCATTAGAAACAAGCATGGATTATCTCGCTGAACTAACGGACGAGAAGAAACCTTACCCACGAATAGTAAAAAAATAA
- the miaA gene encoding tRNA (adenosine(37)-N6)-dimethylallyltransferase MiaA: MVVKQQEKKPLIILTGPTAAGKTSLSIELAKSIGGEIISADSMQVYKKMDIGTAKIRPEEMQGVPHYLIDELDPSEEFNVVAFVEKSKEAMKKIYAAGHIPIIVGGTGFYIQALLYDIDFSQHEDKESYRKELEQLAKEKGKEYLYEILKKKDPEYAKITHCNNVKKVIRALEYYKETGKKLSEHNEEQRQKESPYNFAYFVLYHDREELYDRINRRVDLMMEEGLLFEVESLIKEGYTKNLVSMQGLGYKEFFDYFDGRMTLEDTVDKIKKDTRHFAKRQLTWFRREKEVIWLNKKEYEQEKDLLDSVLNIIEEKGIRNGTKR, from the coding sequence ATGGTCGTGAAACAACAGGAAAAGAAACCTCTTATTATATTAACCGGACCGACAGCTGCCGGGAAAACAAGTCTTTCTATCGAACTGGCCAAAAGTATCGGTGGGGAGATTATCAGTGCAGATTCTATGCAGGTATATAAGAAGATGGATATAGGTACGGCAAAGATTCGTCCGGAAGAAATGCAAGGAGTACCACATTATCTGATTGATGAATTGGATCCATCGGAGGAGTTTAATGTAGTAGCTTTTGTGGAAAAATCAAAAGAAGCCATGAAAAAGATTTATGCGGCAGGACATATACCGATCATTGTTGGTGGAACAGGATTTTATATCCAGGCGTTACTGTATGATATTGATTTTTCACAGCATGAAGACAAAGAAAGTTACCGTAAAGAATTAGAACAGCTTGCAAAGGAAAAAGGAAAAGAATATCTTTACGAAATACTTAAGAAAAAAGATCCGGAATATGCAAAGATCACACATTGTAACAATGTAAAGAAAGTGATCCGCGCATTAGAATATTATAAAGAAACCGGAAAGAAATTGTCAGAACATAATGAGGAACAAAGACAGAAAGAATCTCCGTATAACTTTGCGTACTTTGTTTTATATCATGACAGGGAAGAACTATATGACCGGATCAACCGGCGTGTCGATCTCATGATGGAAGAGGGTCTTCTTTTTGAAGTTGAAAGTCTCATAAAAGAAGGTTATACAAAGAATTTAGTATCTATGCAGGGGCTCGGTTATAAAGAGTTTTTTGATTATTTTGACGGCAGAATGACTTTGGAGGATACAGTCGATAAGATAAAAAAAGATACCAGGCACTTTGCAAAGAGACAGCTTACCTGGTTTCGTAGAGAAAAAGAGGTAATATGGCTGAATAAAAAAGAATATGAACAGGAAAAAGATTTACTTGATTCTGTTTTAAATATAATAGAAGAGAAAGGAATCAGGAATGGAACAAAGAGATAA